The following are encoded together in the Mesoplodon densirostris isolate mMesDen1 chromosome 2, mMesDen1 primary haplotype, whole genome shotgun sequence genome:
- the LOC132483949 gene encoding ATP synthase subunit epsilon, mitochondrial-like, whose translation MVAYWRQAGLSYIRYSQICTKAVRDALNTGFKANAEKTSGSSIKIVKV comes from the coding sequence ATGGTGGCATACTGGCGACAAGCTGGACTCAGCTACATCCGATACTCCCAGATCTGTACAAAAGCAGTGAGGGATGCATTGAATACAGGATTCAAAGCAAATGCCGAAAAGACTTCTGGCAGCAgcataaaaattgtgaaagtgTAA